The Stigmatella aurantiaca DW4/3-1 genome contains the following window.
CGACGCCTACTTCTTGACCGGCGTTGCCCCCAGCTTCATCGCTGGGCGCACCGCGCATGTGTTTGGCTTCGAGGGCCCCGCTGTTTCAATCGACACCGCTTGCTCCTCATCGCTGGTGGCGGTGCACCTCGCCTGCAGCAGCCTGCGCCTTGGCGAGACCGACACCGCGATTGCCGCCGGCGCCAACTTGCTGCTCGCGCCGATGTCGCAGGTCATGATGTCCAAGGTCGGCGTGCTGTCGGCCTCGGGGCGCTGCCGCGCGTTCGACGCGACCGCGGATGGCTTCGTCCGTGGTGAGGGGATCGGCGTGGTGGTCCTCAAGCGGCTGGCGGACGCGGTCGCGGCCGGCGATCCGGTGCTCGCCGTCATCCGTGGTACCGCCGTCAACCAGGACGGCGCCACGAATGGCCTGACCGTTCCGAGCAAGAAGGCCCAGGAGCGGGTGATCCGGGCCGCGCTCGACAACGCCCGGCTTCACCCTCACGACGTGAGCTACGTGGAAGCACACGGGACCGGGACCGCGCTGGGCGATCCCATTGAGCTGAGAGCACTGGGCGACGTCTACGGCAAGGATCGCCCACAGGAGCGCCCCCTCTACGTCGGCTCCGTCAAGACCAACTTCGGCCACACCGAGGCGGCCGCCGGCATCGCCGCCTTCATCAAGGTGATCCTCGCGCTCGGGAATGAAGGCATTCCTCCGCACCTGCACTTCCAGCGGCCGAGCCCTCATGTGGACTGGAGCCGCCTGGGGATCCAAATTCCCACGGGGATGGTCCCATGGAGCACTGCCCGGCGCATCGCTGGGGTTAGCGCCTTCGGGGCCAGCGGCACCAATGCGCACGTCATCGTCGAAGCACCGCCAGCCAGTGAGGGTGCCCCCGTAGCAGTGCCTGCCGCAGACTCGCGTCGCGCCGAGTTGGTGGTGGTCTCGGCACGCAACGACGCCGCGGTGTCGGCGTTCGCGCAGGCCTTCGTGGGGCATCTGGAGAACGAACCGGCTGTGCCGCTCGCCGAACTGGCGGCGAGCGCGGCGGGCTGCCGCAGCCACCACGAGAACCGGATCGCGGCCGTCGCCGAGACCCCCGCGGAGCTTGCCGCCGTGCTCTCGGACCTGGCACGTGCCATGCCGCGTGCCGAAGGAGCACGTGGCCGGGCGGATCCCGATGCGCGTCCCCGGATCGCCTTCGTCTTCCCGGGCCAGGGCTCGCAATGGGTTGGAATGGGACGCGAGCTGCTGGCCCAAGAGCCCGTGTTTCGCGGCGCGGTGGAGCGCTGCGCCGAGGCCTTCGCCGCTCACGTGGACTGGCCACTGCTCAGCGTGCTCAATGGCAGCGCCGAGGCCGAGCGCATCGACGTGGTGCAGCCAGCGCTGTTCGCCATGGCGGTTGGACTCGCCGCCCTGTGGCGATCCTGGGGAATCGTGCCCGACGCGGTGATCGGCCACAGCATGGGAGAGGTGGCAGCCGCGCACGTGGCCGGGGCCCTGTCGCTGGAGGATGCAGCGCGCATCATCTGCCGCCGCAGCAAGCTGCTTCGCACGGTGAGCGGACAAGGGGCCATGGCAGTCGTCGAGCTTGGGATGGAAGAGGCGCAGGCGCGCCTGCAATCGCGAGCGGCGCTGCTCTCGGTCGCCGTTCACAACGGCCCTAACTCCACGGTGATCGCCGGAGAGACAGCAGCGCTCGAGTCACTGCTCCGTGAACTCGAGGCCGCGTCGGTGTTCTGTCGGCGAGTCCACGTCGATGTTGCCTCGCACAGCCCGCAGATGGACGCACTGCGTGCACCGCTCTTGGCCGAACTCGCCGGGCTGTCCCCGCGCCCTGGAACCACCCCGATCTACTCCACGGTGACCCAGCAAGTGCTGGTTGGCGGTGAACTCGACGCTCCATACTGGGCTCGCAACCTCCGTGATCCAGTCCAACTGGCTCCGATGATCGACCGCCTGCTCGGCGATGGTCACACCGTGTTCTTGGAGATCAGCCCGCATCCCATTCTGCTGCCCATCCTTGAGGAGAGTCTGGCCCGTCAGGGCGGCGGCGCGTCGGTGGTGGGCAGCCTCCGCCGCGAGCGCCCGGCTCGGCGGATGCTCCTGCAGTCTCTCGGCGAGCTCTACGTCAGGGGCGCTCCGGTCCAATTCTCGGCGCTCTACCCCAAACCCCGCCGGCTTCGGCTGCCGGCCTATCCGTTTCAGCGCGAGCGCTACTGGATCACCACTGGATCCCGGCGAGAGCATCGCACGGAGGCTGGAGGAGGATTCCTGGGAACCGGGATCGAGTCCTCCGTGGGGGGCCGCACCGCCCTCTGGCAACGGTGGTGGAGCGGCGACAACGCGGCTTTCCTTGGCGAGCACTCGGTCTCCGGAACGCCTTTTGTTCCATCGACGCTCTTTCCACTGCTGGCCGTCGAAGCGGCTCGCCGCGCAGGCGACGCTTCCTCCCAGGCGATCAGTGAGTTCGTCTTCGGCGCTCCGTTGGAACTTGGCCCCTCGTCAGAGCAAGGACGAGAGGTGCAGCTGGCGTGGCTTGTGGCGAACAAGCCTGGCCACTTCCGGGTGTCCAGCCGACGCGCCGGTGAGGCGTGGACCGTGCATGCCAGCGGCCGGGTAGCGCCGGCAGCGGCGAGCACGGCCTCCGAGACACTTGAGACCGTTCGCGGCAGACTCTCGCGCGGAGTCCCTGGCGCCGAGTTGTACCGTGCCATGGAAGCCAGGGGCATCGTCAACGGACCCAGCCTGCGTCCTATTGAGGAACTGTTTGCCGGCGAGGGCGAGGCGCTGGCGCGGCTGGCACTCTCCGAGCGCGCCGCCCGTGCCACGCATGGGTTGGCCATCCACCCCGCCCTGTTCGACGGAGCATTGCAGGCCGTCGGCGCAGTCCTCGCGTCTTCAGTAAAGGGCTCGGGCGCGCCCCTGCCCGCCAAGATCGAGCGCATGCTCGTGCATTCGTCGCCCGCCCTGAGCGGCTGGAGCCACGTGCGCGTGCGCGCCCTTTCCGAAGGCCAATGGAGTGCCGACGTCTCCTTGTGGGATGACGCTGGCATGCCGCTGGCTCAAGTCACAGGCCTCATCCTCGAGCGCCAGGCAGCAGCCCACCAGCAGGCCGCGGGCTTGTTCCGGCCAGGCTGGGAACAAACCCCGTTGCCAGCGCCTGAAACGTTGGCGGCACAGCCCCCCTCCGAGCGGTGTCTGATTGTCACCAGGTCCAGCCCATTCGGCCGGGCACTCCGCGACGGTCTCTCCCCGCGGTCGCAAGACGTGCGACTGTGTGAAGTCGGCGGGCCACTCGGTCCCGAGGAAGCCTCTGGCTTGATTGGCGGAGACGCTCCTGCCTGGAGCGTCCTCGTCTACGTGCCCCGCGCTGGCATCGACGCTCACGGTGCCGAAGCAGCGGAGCTCCTGTCCGAGATCACGGAAGACTTGCATGTGCTGTCGCGCGCAGCCGCAGCGCTTCCCTCCGCACCCGCGCTCACACTCGTGACCGAAACCGCTGCCCTGTCCCAGGACGAAGTGGGCTCGATCGGGCCCTCCGCGATTCTCCAGGCCGCTGCCGGAGCCATCGGCCGGGGGGCCTCACCGCTCCGGTGCGTGCGGATCGAGTGGACCCGGGGCGCTTCGCTTGATGGCGTGATCCGCGAGATCTTGGAGCGTCCAGGAGAAGACGAAGTGGCATGGCGCCCAGAGGGCCGTTACGTGGCCCGCCTGCGTCGGCCGCCCTTGGAACTGCCGGTCGTCCACCAAACCTACACCGGCGAGCCGTGCCAGTGGGTCGCCGAGGGAGCTGGAACGCGGAGTGCTCCGTCGCTTCGCGCCGCCACCCGAAGGACTCCTGGACCAGGGGAGGTTGAGATCCAGGTGCGCGTGGCCGGACTGCACGCCCACCAGATCGACACGGTGCTGACCGCCAGCGACAGCACCGGCGATGGCACCAAAACCCGTGGCGATGGCCCCGAGGCTGCAACGACCCCTCGACTTGAGTGCTGCGGAACCGTGGTGGCGCTCGGTGCTGGGGTCAACCACGTCGCGATGGGTGACGAGGTTCTTGGAATCGCGCGCGGAGGCTTGGCCTCCCACGTCATTGCGTCGGCCGCCCAACTGCTGCGCCGCCCCGAATCCCTCACCCCAACACACGCGGCCGGTAGCGCCCTTCCCTATGCTGCCGCCTGGTACGCGCTGCACGAGGCCGGAAGGGTCGAGCGCGGCGAGCGCGTCTTCATCCATGGGGCAACCAACGGCATCGGACTGGCCGCCGTGCAACTCGCGCTGCGGGCCGGTGCCGAGGTTCATGCCACGGCCGCGCCATCCCAGTTGGCCTACCTACGGAGCCTTGGCGTCGCCAGTGTCGCCACCTCTCATTCGCTGGAGTTTGCCGACGCGTTCCTGAATACCACCTCGGGACGCGGGGCGGACGTGGTGTGCAACACGCTGCCCGGTGCTGCGGGCGCGGTGGCCACGCTGCTGGCCCGCGGTGGGCGGCTCCTGGAGCTGGCGCCACGCGCCTCGAAGGCTACGAACCTCGAGGATGAGACACTCGAACAAGGCCTCGCTCACAGCATCCTGCGCCGCCGACTCTCCTATCACTGCATCGACATGGCGGAACTCGCGGAGGACCGGCCCACCGCCTATCGGGCAGCGCTGGAGCAGGTCCTCGCGATGCTCGGACGCGGTGAGCTGGCCTCTCTGCCTGTCCACTCGTATCCCCTGGGCGAAGCAAGACAGGCCCTGAGCGCTCTGGCGAGCGGCGACGAGGCCGGCCAGCAGCTCCTCTCTTTCGAAGACACTCGCACTGCGCAATTGACGGTTCCGCTTCCCCCTTGGACGGGAATCTCGCCCGAGGGTGCCTATCTGCTCGGTGGCGATGGCTCGGCGATAAGCGCGCTGCTGGTGCACTGGCTTGCCAAGCAGGGCGCGTCCGAGGCCGTTGTAGTCACGCCCCCCTCCAGCGACGACGGCAACGGGCCGTCCGCCGAACTCGCCCGGGCGATCCAAGAGGCCGAAGCCTCGGGGCTACGGGTCAAGTGGCAGCACCCCGTGAGCCTTGAGCGCGAACACTGGGAACGGATCCTGCGGCCCAGCGACGGCGAGGCTCCGCGCTGGAAAGGAATCTTCTACGGGGTCTCAGCATCCGAGGAGTCGCTCGGCCACGACTGGACGGCCAAGGTGGTCCCGGCGCATGAACTCGCGTTGGCCACTGCGAGCCTTGGGCTTGATGCCTTCACGCTCGTCAGTGCACTCGGAACCACCCCTTGGGGAAATGAAGAGGCGATTGCATCGGCCTTCTGCTCGATCGCGGAGGCGCGCTGCCGCGCGGGTCTCCCAGCACTCGCTCTCGTGCTGGCGCCCGCCAAAACCGACCCCAGCGACGATCGCACGGCCCTCGTTGCCGAGCTGGCGCGCCTCTTGGACGAGGCGCTCACGACCCGCCAGCCTCAACTCATCGCACTGCCAACACGGGCCGACGAAGCCTGGCTCGATCGCGTGCGCTCACAATCACGCTTCGCCGAACCGGTTGCCGAACTGGCCACCGCGGCGGCGCTCGGCTCGACGAAGAGCGCCCTGCTCGCGGCCACCGATCCGCAGGTCCGGCGGGCGCACCTCGAAGAGCTGCTGCGAACACAACTCGCCGCGGTCCTCGGCATGGACGCCTCACGGCTCCATGCGCAAACCCAGCTTCATGGGTTGGGCCTTGATTCACTGATGGCGCTCGAACTGCGCAAGCGGATCGAGCAAGCGCTGGGCGTCCGGCTATCCGCCGCGCTCCTCCTGGCGGGCGGCGCACTCGCCAAGCTTGTTGACCACCTCGTTGAGCTCTGGGAGCGGTCCGGAGAACCGCCCGCCGACCCGAGCGGAGACGGCAACCACCACGCGGAGAAAGAAACCCATGCCTGAGGCCGCTGAAATGAAGTCTGCCAAGTCTTCCAGGGAAGGATTTCCCGAGGGGCCGTCGAGCGCATTCTGGACCTCGGTGCGCTATGCGCGCGATCCGGTAGGTCTCTACCGGGCGCTCACCAAGTACGGCGATGGCCACACCGTCACGATGCCGCTGCTGCTGGGACCCATCGTGGGAGCCATCAGCCCCCAGAGCGCCAAGGACATCCTGACCGCCGATACGGCGTCACTCGACATCTTCGGCCCAGAGGCGCTGGCCATGGTCTTCCGGCCGCGTTCTCTCGTCATGCTGTCTGGCGAGCAGCACGCTCGCGAGCGCAAGCTCTTGATGCCGGCATTCAACCGAGCAGATGCCGTCCGCGCCTATGCCGTGACCATGCAGGAGACGGCGCTCCAGTACGCGAGCGAGATCGCCGTAGGCAAGCCGTTCGTCATGCAGAAGCTCGCCCAGCGGATCCTGCTCCAGGTGGTCATCCGCGACGTGTTCGGCGTGACAGAGCCCGACGAGCAGGCGGAACTCAAGCAGCGCGTTCGCGAACTCTTCGAGGCGTCGTCACCCGCCCTCATCTTCTTCCCCGGACTTCGCCATCGCTTCGGTGGGATTGGTCCGTACGCCAACTGGCAGCGCGCTGACGCGCGGTTGACCCGGCTCATCCACGACCTCATCGCCCGGCGCCGCGCCTCTCCCCCTGGCTCCAAGGTGGACGTCCTCAGCCTCCTGCTCACGGCGCGCTACGAAGACGGCAGCGTGCCCAGCGATGAGGTCGTGCATGACGAACTGATGGCGCTGTTCTTTGCCGGGCACGCGGCGACGGCGACGACGATCTCTTGGGTGTTTCACTGGCTGCACCGGTACCCGGAGACGCTGGCCAAGCTGCGAGCGGAGCTGGCCACGCTGCCACAGGACGTCGAGCCGACGAGCTACATGAAGCTCCCTTACCTCGAAGCGGTCTGCAACGAGACCCTGCGCATCTACCCGCCGGTGGCGGATCTGTACCGCAAGCTCCGGGTTCCCCTGCGCATCGGCTCGACCATGGTCCCAGCGGGAACCGGTGTCGCGGTGTTCACGACGATCATTCATGCACGGGAAGATCTCTTTCCAGAGCCGATGCGGTTCCGCCCCGAGCGCTTCGCCGAGCGTAGCTACACGCCCTTCGAGTTCCTGCCGTACGGAGTCGGCGCACGGCGCTGCATCGGGGCTGCCTTTGCCCACCAGGCTCTGAAGATCGTGGTTGCGTCGATCTTGCGCCGCTGGGAACTCGGCCTGGAGACGCCGGACGAGCCAGCGGTGCGACAGGGTGTCGGAGTGGGGCCCAAACACGGGGTTCGGATGCGCATCCTGCGCAACGCCACCGAGGAACAGGCGCCGGGCGCCACGGGACGGAGCGCGGCACTGTCATGACCTCGCCGGCGGCTGGAAAGTTGATCGGGTGGATCGCCGAGGATCTCGGCGCGCAGCTGGAGATCGACCCACGGATGATCGACGTCCACGAGCGGTTCAGCCGCTACGGACTCGATTCTCTCGGGGCGATCGCGCTGGTTCGTAAGCTGGCGCAGCGGCTCGATCGCCCGGTCTCCCCCGTCGCCGTTTGGCGATTCCCCACCCCGCACGCGCTGGCGGAGCACCTCTGTGGCAACACCAGCGCCGATGCCCCCAGCGAGGCGGAGGAGGCGCCACAGGGGCCGTCTGGTTCGCCGGACGAGCCCATCGCCATCGTCGGGATGGCCTGCCGCTTTCCCGGCGCGCCGAGCCTGGCGGCCTTCTGGCAGTTGCTCCGTGACGGTGTGGACGCCATCGCCGAAGTCCCGAGCGAGCGGTGGGACGCAGAGGCTTGGGCCTCCGCCGAGCCTGGGGCACCCGGTGCAACCGGAGCGCGCCGGGGTGGTTTTCTTGATCAGATCGACCGCTTCGATCCGCTGTTCTTCGGGATCTCGCCGCGCGAGGCGATCACGATGGACCCCCAGCAGCGGCTCATGCTGGAGCTCACCTGGGAGGCGCTGGAAGACGCCGGCATCGTCGCCGAGAACCTGAAGGGAAGCTTGACCGGCGTCTACTTCGGCGCCGCGTGGGTCGACTATGCCCGGCTGCTCTACCAGCAGGGGGCACAGTCCATCACCCAGCACACGGTGACCGGACACCACCGAAGCATTTTGGCCAACCGTGTGTCGTACGCATTTGGGCTGCAAGGCCCCAGCCTGTCGCTCGACTCGGCCTGCTCGTCGTCCCTGGCCGCAGTGCATCTTGCCTGCGAGGCCCTGCAACGCGGCGACGCAACCATGGCACTGGCCGGAGGGGTGAACCTGAACCTCCTGCCCGAGAGCACCCACGCGATGGTCAAGTTCGGCGCGCTGTCGCCGGACGGGCGGTGCGCCACCTTCGATGCCGGGGCCAACGGCTATGTGCGCGGCGAAGGCGGGGCCGTGGTGGTGCTCAAGCGGCTGTCGCGCGCCCTCGCCGACGGGGATCCAATCGCCTGCGTGATCCGCGGATCGGCAGTGAACAACGACGGCGCCAGCAATGGCCTGACCGCCCCCAATCCGGTGGCGCAGGAGGCGCTGCTGCACGCGGCGTACCGGCGGGCACGTGTCGCGCCAAGCGACGTCCAGTACGTCGAACTGCACGGCACCGGTACTCAGCTCGGCGACCCGATCGAGGCCAGCGCGCTCGGCGCGGTGCTGGGCAAGGCCCGGCCAGCCGAGGCTCCGTTGCTCGTCGGCTCGGCCAAGACCAACATGGGCCACTTGGAGGGCGCCGCCGGCATGGTGGGGCTGCTCAAGGCGGCACTCTGCATCTCGCACCGGAGGCTCGTTCCCAGCCTGCATTTCACGGCGCCCAACCCCCATATCCCCTTCGCGGAACTGAACCTGCGAATGCAAACCCACGAGGGGCCATGGCCTGCGGCGGAGCGGCCCCTGGTGGCCGGCGTCAGTTCCTTCGGCATGGGCGGCACGAACGCACATGTGGTCGTCTCAGAGTGGCCATCGCCTCCGGTCACGATCTTCCCGCTTGCCGCCAACAGCGCGGAAGCATTGCGCGGAGAGGCACAAGGGTGGCTGGAGGCGCTGAAGGCCCCGAACCGCGAACCGCCCGTCACCCCAGCGCTGCCGCCGTCAGCGTCCGAGCATCGCTTGGC
Protein-coding sequences here:
- a CDS encoding type I polyketide synthase; the protein is MSTPDTAETRKALLRQALSKIEGLEQRLARAEQSRDAPIAVVGVACRFPGDATTPERYWQNLAAGRDAVSEVPPERWDNATWFDPDPEVAGRTYSRHGGFLSTVDQFDAPFFGIAPRDARSMDPQHRLVLECVWEAFERAGIPPASQAGSRTGVFVGIAATDYGWLIQDSKGATALDAYFLTGVAPSFIAGRTAHVFGFEGPAVSIDTACSSSLVAVHLACSSLRLGETDTAIAAGANLLLAPMSQVMMSKVGVLSASGRCRAFDATADGFVRGEGIGVVVLKRLADAVAAGDPVLAVIRGTAVNQDGATNGLTVPSKKAQERVIRAALDNARLHPHDVSYVEAHGTGTALGDPIELRALGDVYGKDRPQERPLYVGSVKTNFGHTEAAAGIAAFIKVILALGNEGIPPHLHFQRPSPHVDWSRLGIQIPTGMVPWSTARRIAGVSAFGASGTNAHVIVEAPPASEGAPVAVPAADSRRAELVVVSARNDAAVSAFAQAFVGHLENEPAVPLAELAASAAGCRSHHENRIAAVAETPAELAAVLSDLARAMPRAEGARGRADPDARPRIAFVFPGQGSQWVGMGRELLAQEPVFRGAVERCAEAFAAHVDWPLLSVLNGSAEAERIDVVQPALFAMAVGLAALWRSWGIVPDAVIGHSMGEVAAAHVAGALSLEDAARIICRRSKLLRTVSGQGAMAVVELGMEEAQARLQSRAALLSVAVHNGPNSTVIAGETAALESLLRELEAASVFCRRVHVDVASHSPQMDALRAPLLAELAGLSPRPGTTPIYSTVTQQVLVGGELDAPYWARNLRDPVQLAPMIDRLLGDGHTVFLEISPHPILLPILEESLARQGGGASVVGSLRRERPARRMLLQSLGELYVRGAPVQFSALYPKPRRLRLPAYPFQRERYWITTGSRREHRTEAGGGFLGTGIESSVGGRTALWQRWWSGDNAAFLGEHSVSGTPFVPSTLFPLLAVEAARRAGDASSQAISEFVFGAPLELGPSSEQGREVQLAWLVANKPGHFRVSSRRAGEAWTVHASGRVAPAAASTASETLETVRGRLSRGVPGAELYRAMEARGIVNGPSLRPIEELFAGEGEALARLALSERAARATHGLAIHPALFDGALQAVGAVLASSVKGSGAPLPAKIERMLVHSSPALSGWSHVRVRALSEGQWSADVSLWDDAGMPLAQVTGLILERQAAAHQQAAGLFRPGWEQTPLPAPETLAAQPPSERCLIVTRSSPFGRALRDGLSPRSQDVRLCEVGGPLGPEEASGLIGGDAPAWSVLVYVPRAGIDAHGAEAAELLSEITEDLHVLSRAAAALPSAPALTLVTETAALSQDEVGSIGPSAILQAAAGAIGRGASPLRCVRIEWTRGASLDGVIREILERPGEDEVAWRPEGRYVARLRRPPLELPVVHQTYTGEPCQWVAEGAGTRSAPSLRAATRRTPGPGEVEIQVRVAGLHAHQIDTVLTASDSTGDGTKTRGDGPEAATTPRLECCGTVVALGAGVNHVAMGDEVLGIARGGLASHVIASAAQLLRRPESLTPTHAAGSALPYAAAWYALHEAGRVERGERVFIHGATNGIGLAAVQLALRAGAEVHATAAPSQLAYLRSLGVASVATSHSLEFADAFLNTTSGRGADVVCNTLPGAAGAVATLLARGGRLLELAPRASKATNLEDETLEQGLAHSILRRRLSYHCIDMAELAEDRPTAYRAALEQVLAMLGRGELASLPVHSYPLGEARQALSALASGDEAGQQLLSFEDTRTAQLTVPLPPWTGISPEGAYLLGGDGSAISALLVHWLAKQGASEAVVVTPPSSDDGNGPSAELARAIQEAEASGLRVKWQHPVSLEREHWERILRPSDGEAPRWKGIFYGVSASEESLGHDWTAKVVPAHELALATASLGLDAFTLVSALGTTPWGNEEAIASAFCSIAEARCRAGLPALALVLAPAKTDPSDDRTALVAELARLLDEALTTRQPQLIALPTRADEAWLDRVRSQSRFAEPVAELATAAALGSTKSALLAATDPQVRRAHLEELLRTQLAAVLGMDASRLHAQTQLHGLGLDSLMALELRKRIEQALGVRLSAALLLAGGALAKLVDHLVELWERSGEPPADPSGDGNHHAEKETHA
- a CDS encoding cytochrome P450 produces the protein MKSAKSSREGFPEGPSSAFWTSVRYARDPVGLYRALTKYGDGHTVTMPLLLGPIVGAISPQSAKDILTADTASLDIFGPEALAMVFRPRSLVMLSGEQHARERKLLMPAFNRADAVRAYAVTMQETALQYASEIAVGKPFVMQKLAQRILLQVVIRDVFGVTEPDEQAELKQRVRELFEASSPALIFFPGLRHRFGGIGPYANWQRADARLTRLIHDLIARRRASPPGSKVDVLSLLLTARYEDGSVPSDEVVHDELMALFFAGHAATATTISWVFHWLHRYPETLAKLRAELATLPQDVEPTSYMKLPYLEAVCNETLRIYPPVADLYRKLRVPLRIGSTMVPAGTGVAVFTTIIHAREDLFPEPMRFRPERFAERSYTPFEFLPYGVGARRCIGAAFAHQALKIVVASILRRWELGLETPDEPAVRQGVGVGPKHGVRMRILRNATEEQAPGATGRSAALS